A DNA window from Theobroma cacao cultivar B97-61/B2 chromosome 5, Criollo_cocoa_genome_V2, whole genome shotgun sequence contains the following coding sequences:
- the LOC108661960 gene encoding uncharacterized protein LOC108661960, whose protein sequence is MLSEQSRQKSYADNRQRNLEFQVRDHVFLKVSPTKGVMRFGKKGKLSPRYIGLFEILEKVGTVAYCLALPPDLSNIHPAFHVSMLRKYNPDPSHIIRYETIQLQDDLTYEEQSVAILDKQVKKLCSKDVTLVKVLWRNHTSEEITWEAEEEMQTKYPHLFDA, encoded by the coding sequence ATGTTGTCAGAACAAAGTAGACAGAAGTCATATGCTGATAATAGACAGAGAAACTTAGAGTTTCAAGTGAGAGATCACGTATTCCTGAAGGTCTCACCAACTaaaggggtaatgaggtttggcaagaaaggaaaattaagcCCTCGGTATATAGGACTcttcgagatcttagaaaaGGTTGGAACGGTGGCTTATTGTTTGGCGCTACCACCAGACCTCTCGAATATTCACCCCGCATTCCATGTGTCAATGCTTAGGAAATATAACCCCGATCCATCTCATATAATACGATATGAAACCATCCAGTTGCAAGATGATCTAACCTATGAGGAGCAATCGGTGGCTATCCTTGATAAGCAAGTCAAAAAGCTCTGTTCAAAGGATGTAACCTTAGTGAAAGTGTTATGGCGAAACCACACTAGTGAAGAGATAACGTGGGAAGCCGAGGAGGAGATGCAAACCAAATATCCACACCTCTTTGATGCTTAG